The Nostoc sp. 'Lobaria pulmonaria (5183) cyanobiont' genome window below encodes:
- a CDS encoding UDP-N-acetylmuramoyl-L-alanyl-D-glutamate--2,6-diaminopimelate ligase, giving the protein MKLRELLTAVDSVEQLPNYPTLEDVEVRGLKTNSHACRVGDLFIGMPGTRVDGGEFWQSAIASGAVAAIVSPEAAQKNPPTNQAVVISASNITQACAQIASAFYGYPGRKLQLVGVTGTNGKTTTTHLIEFLLNKANLATALMGTLYTRWAGFEQTAAHTTPFAVELQQQLAEAVKAGSEFGVMEVSSHALSQGRVLGCEFEVAVFSNLTQDHLDYHSDMEDYFAAKALLFSPNYLKGRAIINADDSYGKQLIASLDSERVWSYSVNDNSADFWMSDLSYQPNGVSGTLHTPKGDVAFQSPLVGQYNLENLLAAVGAVLHLGLDLELVANVIPEFPGVPGRMERVQISPDQDISVIVDYAHTPDSLENLLKAARPFIPGKVICVFGCGGDRDRTKRPKMGKIAAELADVAVVTSDNPRTEDPERILQDILAGIADTVQPTVICDRAIAIRTAILQAQPGDGVLLAGKGHEDYQILGTEKIHFDDREHARDALQQRLNVQA; this is encoded by the coding sequence ATGAAATTGCGGGAATTACTAACAGCGGTAGACAGTGTTGAGCAATTGCCTAATTATCCAACTTTGGAAGATGTGGAAGTTAGGGGTTTAAAGACGAATTCCCATGCTTGTCGTGTGGGAGATTTGTTTATTGGGATGCCAGGAACGCGGGTTGATGGTGGGGAATTTTGGCAAAGTGCGATCGCATCGGGGGCGGTAGCTGCGATCGTTTCTCCCGAAGCTGCACAAAAAAATCCTCCCACAAATCAGGCTGTGGTCATTAGTGCAAGTAACATCACTCAAGCTTGTGCCCAGATAGCCAGTGCTTTTTACGGTTATCCAGGGCGAAAACTCCAGCTGGTAGGCGTAACTGGTACAAATGGTAAAACTACAACTACTCATCTAATTGAATTTCTACTCAACAAAGCTAATTTAGCTACAGCTTTGATGGGAACTCTCTACACTCGTTGGGCAGGTTTTGAGCAAACTGCTGCCCACACTACCCCTTTTGCAGTGGAACTGCAACAGCAGCTAGCAGAGGCGGTAAAGGCTGGGAGTGAGTTCGGGGTAATGGAAGTCAGTTCTCACGCTTTGTCCCAAGGTAGAGTGTTGGGGTGTGAATTTGAGGTGGCGGTATTTAGTAATCTTACTCAAGACCATCTCGACTATCACAGCGATATGGAAGATTACTTTGCTGCCAAAGCGTTATTATTTAGTCCTAATTATCTCAAAGGACGGGCAATAATTAATGCTGATGATTCTTACGGGAAGCAGTTAATTGCGTCGTTGGATTCCGAACGGGTTTGGAGTTACAGCGTCAACGACAACAGCGCTGATTTCTGGATGAGCGATTTAAGTTACCAGCCAAATGGTGTTAGTGGGACATTACATACACCAAAAGGTGACGTGGCTTTTCAATCGCCCCTAGTCGGACAATATAATTTAGAAAATCTTTTAGCAGCCGTAGGAGCAGTTTTGCACTTAGGGCTAGATTTGGAGTTAGTGGCAAATGTAATACCTGAGTTCCCTGGAGTTCCCGGACGGATGGAACGGGTACAGATTAGTCCCGATCAAGATATTAGCGTGATTGTGGATTATGCCCACACACCCGATAGCTTGGAAAATTTATTGAAAGCTGCACGTCCGTTTATACCTGGCAAAGTGATTTGTGTATTTGGTTGTGGAGGCGATCGCGATCGCACTAAGCGCCCAAAAATGGGTAAAATCGCTGCTGAGTTAGCTGATGTGGCAGTGGTGACATCAGATAATCCCCGGACTGAAGATCCAGAAAGGATTTTGCAAGATATTTTGGCGGGAATAGCTGACACAGTGCAGCCAACAGTAATTTGCGATCGGGCGATCGCAATTCGTACCGCTATTTTACAAGCACAACCCGGTGATGGAGTCTTGCTTGCTGGTAAAGGTCACGAAGACTACCAAATTCTCGGCACCGAAAAAATCCATTTTGACGACCGAGAACACGCACGCGACGCTTTACAGCAAAGACTTAACGTACAAGCTTAA